In a single window of the Anguilla rostrata isolate EN2019 chromosome 4, ASM1855537v3, whole genome shotgun sequence genome:
- the unm_hu7910 gene encoding uncharacterized abhydrolase domain-containing protein DDB_G0269086 isoform X12, which produces MGDPCTESNSMAESDSKPPSASKNGKGEGGSGHSFFTWFMVLALLGVWTSVAVVWFELVDYDDVLARAKEFRYNISEVLQGKLGAYDADGDGDFDVEDAKVLLGLTKDGSNENSDSLEEVLDILAEEGSDWFYGFLTFLYDVITPFEKVEDEESEAAEEDVADVSIEAAVPQKTKPKEEAAPVEVKKKVELEVVEPEEVNKKKPMKEHSTKEIGRKLKEALKEQLRMIHEKIEAKKIARLALFEVRTMIAKEDEERRAARALEFKRVEAVQKAKEKLEAELREAREREEAEKRERAEKEREEKERAEKEREEKERAEKERAEKERADKQREEKERAEKEREEKERAEKEREEKERAEKEKAEKEKAEKERVEKEQLAKEKAEKERAERERLEKEKFERERVEKERLAKEKAEKERAEKERLEKEKSEKERAEKERLAKEKAEKERAEKEKAEKEKAEKERAEKERLAKEKAEKERAEKERLAKEKAEKERAEKEKAEKERAEKERLAKEKAEKERAEKEKAEKEKSEKERLAKEKAEKEKSEKERLAKEKADKERAEKERAEKKAEKEKPEKERITKERAEKERVEKEKLAMEKAEKENAEKVRADKKAEKERMAKEKVEKEKKPKQEKEEKPEKKSSKESEALPKEEKKSSSSEGDGKKSEKVGSRREEKRSKVERRFLKGLLKPSGKKAAKESKK; this is translated from the exons ATGGGAGACCCTTgcacagaatccaacagcatGGCTGAGTCGG ATTCGAAGCCGCCGTCTGCGAGCAAGAatgggaagggagagggaggctcGGGACACTCGTTCTTTACCTGGTTCATGGTTCTGGCTCTGCTGGGCGTCTGGACCTCTGTGGCCGTGGTATGGTTCGAGCTCGTCGACTATGATGACGTGCTGG CCAGGGCAAAGGAGTTCCGTTATAACATTTCAGAGGTATTACAAG GTAAACTGGGAGCCTACGATGCTGATGGCGATGGTGACTTTGATGTGGAGGATGCCAAAGTGCTTCTAG GCCTGACCAAAGATGGCAGTAATGAAAATTCAGATTCCCTTGAGGAAGTCCTTGATATCTTAGCTGAGGAAGGCTCTGATTGGTTTTACGGATTCCTCACGTTTCTCTATGACGTAATAACTCCTTTCGAGAAAGTGGAAGACGAAGAGAGCGAAGCGGCCGAGGAGGATGTTGCTG ATGTATCGATAGAAGCCGCTGTTCCgcaaaaaacaaagccaaaag AAGAAGCAGCGCCAGTTGAAGTTAAGAAAAAAGTCGAACTGGAAG TGGTGGAGCCAGAAGAAGTGAATAAGAAAAAACCTATGaaag AGCACTCCACAAAAGAAATTGGGAGGAAGTTAAAAGAAGCTTTGAAAGAGCAGCTGAGGATGATCCACGAGAAGATTGAGGCCAAAAAGATAGCCAGGCTGGCCCTGTTTGAGGTCAGGACCATGATCGCCAAAGAGGATGAGGAGAGACGCGCGGCGAGGGCTCTGGAATTTAAGAGGGTGGAGGCTGTCCAGAAAGCCAAGGAGAAACTGGAGGCTGAGCTCAGGGaggcaagggagagagaagaggctgagaagagggagagagcagagaaagagcgggaagagaaagagagagcggagaaagagagggaagagaaagagagagcggagaaagagagggcagagaaagagagagcggataaacagagggaagagaaagagagagcggagaaagagagggaagagaaagagagagcagagaaggagagggaagagaaagagagagcggaaAAGGAGAAAGCTGAGAAGGAGAAGGCcgagaaggagagagtggaAAAGGAGCAATTAGCAAAAGAAAaggctgagaaagagagagcagaaagggagagattagagaaagaaaaatttGAGAGAGAACGAGTAGAAAAAGAGAGATTAGCAAAAGAGAAggctgagaaagaaagagcagaaAAGGAGAGAttagagaaagaaaaatctgaGAAGGAACgagcagaaaaagagagattagCAAAAGAGAAggcggagaaagagagagcagaaaagGAGAAAGCTGAGAAAGAGAAGgccgagaaagagagagcagagaaggagagattagcaaaagaaaaggctgaaaaagagagagcagaaaaagagagattagcaaaagaaaaggctgaaaaagagagagccGAAAAGGAAAAGgccgagaaagagagagccgaGAAGGAGAGATTAGCAAAAGAAAAGGCGGAGAAAGAGAGGGCTGAGAAGGAAAAGGCGGAGAAAGAGAAGTCCGAAAAGGAGAGATTAGCAAAAgaaaaggcagagaaagagaagtcAGAAAAGGAGAGATTAGCAAAAGAAAAGGCTGAtaaagagagagcagaaaagGAGAGGGCTGAGAAGAAGGCTGAGAAGGAGAAGCCAGAAAAGGAGAGGATCACAAAGGAAAgggcagagaaagaaagggtTGAAAAAGAGAAATTGGCAATGGAGAAGGCGGAAAAGGAGAATGCTGAGAAAGTAAGGGCCGACAAAAAggctgagaaagaaagaatggcAAAGGAGAAGgtagaaaaagagaagaagcctaaacaagaaaaagaagagaaaccaGAAAAGAAATCCAGTAAGGAGTCCGAAGCACTgccaaaagaagagaaaaagtcCAGCTCCTCCGAAGGAGATGGTAAGAAATCGGAGAAAGTTggcagcaggagagaggagaaacggTCTAAAGTGGAGAGGAGATTTCTGAAGGGTCTTCTCAAACCCTCAGGCAAGAAGGCTGCCAAGGAATCTAAAAAATGA
- the unm_hu7910 gene encoding uncharacterized abhydrolase domain-containing protein DDB_G0269086 isoform X11 gives MGDPCTESNSMAESDSKPPSASKNGKGEGGSGHSFFTWFMVLALLGVWTSVAVVWFELVDYDDVLARAKEFRYNISEVLQGKLGAYDADGDGDFDVEDAKVLLGLTKDGSNENSDSLEEVLDILAEEGSDWFYGFLTFLYDVITPFEKVEDEESEAAEEDVAEDVSIEAAVPQKTKPKEEAAPVEVKKKVELEVVEPEEVNKKKPMKEHSTKEIGRKLKEALKEQLRMIHEKIEAKKIARLALFEVRTMIAKEDEERRAARALEFKRVEAVQKAKEKLEAELREAREREEAEKRERAEKEREEKERAEKEREEKERAEKERAEKERADKQREEKERAEKEREEKERAEKEREEKERAEKEKAEKEKAEKERVEKEQLAKEKAEKERAERERLEKEKFERERVEKERLAKEKAEKERAEKERLEKEKSEKERAEKERLAKEKAEKERAEKEKAEKEKAEKERAEKERLAKEKAEKERAEKERLAKEKAEKERAEKEKAEKERAEKERLAKEKAEKERAEKEKAEKEKSEKERLAKEKAEKEKSEKERLAKEKADKERAEKERAEKKAEKEKPEKERITKERAEKERVEKEKLAMEKAEKENAEKVRADKKAEKERMAKEKVEKEKKPKQEKEEKPEKKSSKESEALPKEEKKSSSSEGDGKKSEKVGSRREEKRSKVERRFLKGLLKPSGKKAAKESKK, from the exons ATGGGAGACCCTTgcacagaatccaacagcatGGCTGAGTCGG ATTCGAAGCCGCCGTCTGCGAGCAAGAatgggaagggagagggaggctcGGGACACTCGTTCTTTACCTGGTTCATGGTTCTGGCTCTGCTGGGCGTCTGGACCTCTGTGGCCGTGGTATGGTTCGAGCTCGTCGACTATGATGACGTGCTGG CCAGGGCAAAGGAGTTCCGTTATAACATTTCAGAGGTATTACAAG GTAAACTGGGAGCCTACGATGCTGATGGCGATGGTGACTTTGATGTGGAGGATGCCAAAGTGCTTCTAG GCCTGACCAAAGATGGCAGTAATGAAAATTCAGATTCCCTTGAGGAAGTCCTTGATATCTTAGCTGAGGAAGGCTCTGATTGGTTTTACGGATTCCTCACGTTTCTCTATGACGTAATAACTCCTTTCGAGAAAGTGGAAGACGAAGAGAGCGAAGCGGCCGAGGAGGATGTTGCTG AAGATGTATCGATAGAAGCCGCTGTTCCgcaaaaaacaaagccaaaag AAGAAGCAGCGCCAGTTGAAGTTAAGAAAAAAGTCGAACTGGAAG TGGTGGAGCCAGAAGAAGTGAATAAGAAAAAACCTATGaaag AGCACTCCACAAAAGAAATTGGGAGGAAGTTAAAAGAAGCTTTGAAAGAGCAGCTGAGGATGATCCACGAGAAGATTGAGGCCAAAAAGATAGCCAGGCTGGCCCTGTTTGAGGTCAGGACCATGATCGCCAAAGAGGATGAGGAGAGACGCGCGGCGAGGGCTCTGGAATTTAAGAGGGTGGAGGCTGTCCAGAAAGCCAAGGAGAAACTGGAGGCTGAGCTCAGGGaggcaagggagagagaagaggctgagaagagggagagagcagagaaagagcgggaagagaaagagagagcggagaaagagagggaagagaaagagagagcggagaaagagagggcagagaaagagagagcggataaacagagggaagagaaagagagagcggagaaagagagggaagagaaagagagagcagagaaggagagggaagagaaagagagagcggaaAAGGAGAAAGCTGAGAAGGAGAAGGCcgagaaggagagagtggaAAAGGAGCAATTAGCAAAAGAAAaggctgagaaagagagagcagaaagggagagattagagaaagaaaaatttGAGAGAGAACGAGTAGAAAAAGAGAGATTAGCAAAAGAGAAggctgagaaagaaagagcagaaAAGGAGAGAttagagaaagaaaaatctgaGAAGGAACgagcagaaaaagagagattagCAAAAGAGAAggcggagaaagagagagcagaaaagGAGAAAGCTGAGAAAGAGAAGgccgagaaagagagagcagagaaggagagattagcaaaagaaaaggctgaaaaagagagagcagaaaaagagagattagcaaaagaaaaggctgaaaaagagagagccGAAAAGGAAAAGgccgagaaagagagagccgaGAAGGAGAGATTAGCAAAAGAAAAGGCGGAGAAAGAGAGGGCTGAGAAGGAAAAGGCGGAGAAAGAGAAGTCCGAAAAGGAGAGATTAGCAAAAgaaaaggcagagaaagagaagtcAGAAAAGGAGAGATTAGCAAAAGAAAAGGCTGAtaaagagagagcagaaaagGAGAGGGCTGAGAAGAAGGCTGAGAAGGAGAAGCCAGAAAAGGAGAGGATCACAAAGGAAAgggcagagaaagaaagggtTGAAAAAGAGAAATTGGCAATGGAGAAGGCGGAAAAGGAGAATGCTGAGAAAGTAAGGGCCGACAAAAAggctgagaaagaaagaatggcAAAGGAGAAGgtagaaaaagagaagaagcctaaacaagaaaaagaagagaaaccaGAAAAGAAATCCAGTAAGGAGTCCGAAGCACTgccaaaagaagagaaaaagtcCAGCTCCTCCGAAGGAGATGGTAAGAAATCGGAGAAAGTTggcagcaggagagaggagaaacggTCTAAAGTGGAGAGGAGATTTCTGAAGGGTCTTCTCAAACCCTCAGGCAAGAAGGCTGCCAAGGAATCTAAAAAATGA
- the unm_hu7910 gene encoding uncharacterized abhydrolase domain-containing protein DDB_G0269086 isoform X14 yields MGDPCTESNSMAESDSKPPSASKNGKGEGGSGHSFFTWFMVLALLGVWTSVAVVWFELVDYDDVLARAKEFRYNISEVLQGKLGAYDADGDGDFDVEDAKVLLGLTKDGSNENSDSLEEVLDILAEEGSDWFYGFLTFLYDVITPFEKVEDEESEAAEEDVAEDVSIEAAVPQKTKPKVVEPEEVNKKKPMKEHSTKEIGRKLKEALKEQLRMIHEKIEAKKIARLALFEVRTMIAKEDEERRAARALEFKRVEAVQKAKEKLEAELREAREREEAEKRERAEKEREEKERAEKEREEKERAEKERAEKERADKQREEKERAEKEREEKERAEKEREEKERAEKEKAEKEKAEKERVEKEQLAKEKAEKERAERERLEKEKFERERVEKERLAKEKAEKERAEKERLEKEKSEKERAEKERLAKEKAEKERAEKEKAEKEKAEKERAEKERLAKEKAEKERAEKERLAKEKAEKERAEKEKAEKERAEKERLAKEKAEKERAEKEKAEKEKSEKERLAKEKAEKEKSEKERLAKEKADKERAEKERAEKKAEKEKPEKERITKERAEKERVEKEKLAMEKAEKENAEKVRADKKAEKERMAKEKVEKEKKPKQEKEEKPEKKSSKESEALPKEEKKSSSSEGDGKKSEKVGSRREEKRSKVERRFLKGLLKPSGKKAAKESKK; encoded by the exons ATGGGAGACCCTTgcacagaatccaacagcatGGCTGAGTCGG ATTCGAAGCCGCCGTCTGCGAGCAAGAatgggaagggagagggaggctcGGGACACTCGTTCTTTACCTGGTTCATGGTTCTGGCTCTGCTGGGCGTCTGGACCTCTGTGGCCGTGGTATGGTTCGAGCTCGTCGACTATGATGACGTGCTGG CCAGGGCAAAGGAGTTCCGTTATAACATTTCAGAGGTATTACAAG GTAAACTGGGAGCCTACGATGCTGATGGCGATGGTGACTTTGATGTGGAGGATGCCAAAGTGCTTCTAG GCCTGACCAAAGATGGCAGTAATGAAAATTCAGATTCCCTTGAGGAAGTCCTTGATATCTTAGCTGAGGAAGGCTCTGATTGGTTTTACGGATTCCTCACGTTTCTCTATGACGTAATAACTCCTTTCGAGAAAGTGGAAGACGAAGAGAGCGAAGCGGCCGAGGAGGATGTTGCTG AAGATGTATCGATAGAAGCCGCTGTTCCgcaaaaaacaaagccaaaag TGGTGGAGCCAGAAGAAGTGAATAAGAAAAAACCTATGaaag AGCACTCCACAAAAGAAATTGGGAGGAAGTTAAAAGAAGCTTTGAAAGAGCAGCTGAGGATGATCCACGAGAAGATTGAGGCCAAAAAGATAGCCAGGCTGGCCCTGTTTGAGGTCAGGACCATGATCGCCAAAGAGGATGAGGAGAGACGCGCGGCGAGGGCTCTGGAATTTAAGAGGGTGGAGGCTGTCCAGAAAGCCAAGGAGAAACTGGAGGCTGAGCTCAGGGaggcaagggagagagaagaggctgagaagagggagagagcagagaaagagcgggaagagaaagagagagcggagaaagagagggaagagaaagagagagcggagaaagagagggcagagaaagagagagcggataaacagagggaagagaaagagagagcggagaaagagagggaagagaaagagagagcagagaaggagagggaagagaaagagagagcggaaAAGGAGAAAGCTGAGAAGGAGAAGGCcgagaaggagagagtggaAAAGGAGCAATTAGCAAAAGAAAaggctgagaaagagagagcagaaagggagagattagagaaagaaaaatttGAGAGAGAACGAGTAGAAAAAGAGAGATTAGCAAAAGAGAAggctgagaaagaaagagcagaaAAGGAGAGAttagagaaagaaaaatctgaGAAGGAACgagcagaaaaagagagattagCAAAAGAGAAggcggagaaagagagagcagaaaagGAGAAAGCTGAGAAAGAGAAGgccgagaaagagagagcagagaaggagagattagcaaaagaaaaggctgaaaaagagagagcagaaaaagagagattagcaaaagaaaaggctgaaaaagagagagccGAAAAGGAAAAGgccgagaaagagagagccgaGAAGGAGAGATTAGCAAAAGAAAAGGCGGAGAAAGAGAGGGCTGAGAAGGAAAAGGCGGAGAAAGAGAAGTCCGAAAAGGAGAGATTAGCAAAAgaaaaggcagagaaagagaagtcAGAAAAGGAGAGATTAGCAAAAGAAAAGGCTGAtaaagagagagcagaaaagGAGAGGGCTGAGAAGAAGGCTGAGAAGGAGAAGCCAGAAAAGGAGAGGATCACAAAGGAAAgggcagagaaagaaagggtTGAAAAAGAGAAATTGGCAATGGAGAAGGCGGAAAAGGAGAATGCTGAGAAAGTAAGGGCCGACAAAAAggctgagaaagaaagaatggcAAAGGAGAAGgtagaaaaagagaagaagcctaaacaagaaaaagaagagaaaccaGAAAAGAAATCCAGTAAGGAGTCCGAAGCACTgccaaaagaagagaaaaagtcCAGCTCCTCCGAAGGAGATGGTAAGAAATCGGAGAAAGTTggcagcaggagagaggagaaacggTCTAAAGTGGAGAGGAGATTTCTGAAGGGTCTTCTCAAACCCTCAGGCAAGAAGGCTGCCAAGGAATCTAAAAAATGA
- the unm_hu7910 gene encoding uncharacterized abhydrolase domain-containing protein DDB_G0269086 isoform X13, whose translation MGDPCTESNSMAESDSKPPSASKNGKGEGGSGHSFFTWFMVLALLGVWTSVAVVWFELVDYDDVLGKLGAYDADGDGDFDVEDAKVLLGLTKDGSNENSDSLEEVLDILAEEGSDWFYGFLTFLYDVITPFEKVEDEESEAAEEDVAEDVSIEAAVPQKTKPKEEAAPVEVKKKVELEVVEPEEVNKKKPMKEHSTKEIGRKLKEALKEQLRMIHEKIEAKKIARLALFEVRTMIAKEDEERRAARALEFKRVEAVQKAKEKLEAELREAREREEAEKRERAEKEREEKERAEKEREEKERAEKERAEKERADKQREEKERAEKEREEKERAEKEREEKERAEKEKAEKEKAEKERVEKEQLAKEKAEKERAERERLEKEKFERERVEKERLAKEKAEKERAEKERLEKEKSEKERAEKERLAKEKAEKERAEKEKAEKEKAEKERAEKERLAKEKAEKERAEKERLAKEKAEKERAEKEKAEKERAEKERLAKEKAEKERAEKEKAEKEKSEKERLAKEKAEKEKSEKERLAKEKADKERAEKERAEKKAEKEKPEKERITKERAEKERVEKEKLAMEKAEKENAEKVRADKKAEKERMAKEKVEKEKKPKQEKEEKPEKKSSKESEALPKEEKKSSSSEGDGKKSEKVGSRREEKRSKVERRFLKGLLKPSGKKAAKESKK comes from the exons ATGGGAGACCCTTgcacagaatccaacagcatGGCTGAGTCGG ATTCGAAGCCGCCGTCTGCGAGCAAGAatgggaagggagagggaggctcGGGACACTCGTTCTTTACCTGGTTCATGGTTCTGGCTCTGCTGGGCGTCTGGACCTCTGTGGCCGTGGTATGGTTCGAGCTCGTCGACTATGATGACGTGCTGG GTAAACTGGGAGCCTACGATGCTGATGGCGATGGTGACTTTGATGTGGAGGATGCCAAAGTGCTTCTAG GCCTGACCAAAGATGGCAGTAATGAAAATTCAGATTCCCTTGAGGAAGTCCTTGATATCTTAGCTGAGGAAGGCTCTGATTGGTTTTACGGATTCCTCACGTTTCTCTATGACGTAATAACTCCTTTCGAGAAAGTGGAAGACGAAGAGAGCGAAGCGGCCGAGGAGGATGTTGCTG AAGATGTATCGATAGAAGCCGCTGTTCCgcaaaaaacaaagccaaaag AAGAAGCAGCGCCAGTTGAAGTTAAGAAAAAAGTCGAACTGGAAG TGGTGGAGCCAGAAGAAGTGAATAAGAAAAAACCTATGaaag AGCACTCCACAAAAGAAATTGGGAGGAAGTTAAAAGAAGCTTTGAAAGAGCAGCTGAGGATGATCCACGAGAAGATTGAGGCCAAAAAGATAGCCAGGCTGGCCCTGTTTGAGGTCAGGACCATGATCGCCAAAGAGGATGAGGAGAGACGCGCGGCGAGGGCTCTGGAATTTAAGAGGGTGGAGGCTGTCCAGAAAGCCAAGGAGAAACTGGAGGCTGAGCTCAGGGaggcaagggagagagaagaggctgagaagagggagagagcagagaaagagcgggaagagaaagagagagcggagaaagagagggaagagaaagagagagcggagaaagagagggcagagaaagagagagcggataaacagagggaagagaaagagagagcggagaaagagagggaagagaaagagagagcagagaaggagagggaagagaaagagagagcggaaAAGGAGAAAGCTGAGAAGGAGAAGGCcgagaaggagagagtggaAAAGGAGCAATTAGCAAAAGAAAaggctgagaaagagagagcagaaagggagagattagagaaagaaaaatttGAGAGAGAACGAGTAGAAAAAGAGAGATTAGCAAAAGAGAAggctgagaaagaaagagcagaaAAGGAGAGAttagagaaagaaaaatctgaGAAGGAACgagcagaaaaagagagattagCAAAAGAGAAggcggagaaagagagagcagaaaagGAGAAAGCTGAGAAAGAGAAGgccgagaaagagagagcagagaaggagagattagcaaaagaaaaggctgaaaaagagagagcagaaaaagagagattagcaaaagaaaaggctgaaaaagagagagccGAAAAGGAAAAGgccgagaaagagagagccgaGAAGGAGAGATTAGCAAAAGAAAAGGCGGAGAAAGAGAGGGCTGAGAAGGAAAAGGCGGAGAAAGAGAAGTCCGAAAAGGAGAGATTAGCAAAAgaaaaggcagagaaagagaagtcAGAAAAGGAGAGATTAGCAAAAGAAAAGGCTGAtaaagagagagcagaaaagGAGAGGGCTGAGAAGAAGGCTGAGAAGGAGAAGCCAGAAAAGGAGAGGATCACAAAGGAAAgggcagagaaagaaagggtTGAAAAAGAGAAATTGGCAATGGAGAAGGCGGAAAAGGAGAATGCTGAGAAAGTAAGGGCCGACAAAAAggctgagaaagaaagaatggcAAAGGAGAAGgtagaaaaagagaagaagcctaaacaagaaaaagaagagaaaccaGAAAAGAAATCCAGTAAGGAGTCCGAAGCACTgccaaaagaagagaaaaagtcCAGCTCCTCCGAAGGAGATGGTAAGAAATCGGAGAAAGTTggcagcaggagagaggagaaacggTCTAAAGTGGAGAGGAGATTTCTGAAGGGTCTTCTCAAACCCTCAGGCAAGAAGGCTGCCAAGGAATCTAAAAAATGA
- the unm_hu7910 gene encoding uncharacterized abhydrolase domain-containing protein DDB_G0269086 isoform X16 — protein MGDPCTESNSMAESDSKPPSASKNGKGEGGSGHSFFTWFMVLALLGVWTSVAVVWFELVDYDDVLARAKEFRYNISEVLQGKLGAYDADGDGDFDVEDAKVLLEDVSIEAAVPQKTKPKEEAAPVEVKKKVELEVVEPEEVNKKKPMKEHSTKEIGRKLKEALKEQLRMIHEKIEAKKIARLALFEVRTMIAKEDEERRAARALEFKRVEAVQKAKEKLEAELREAREREEAEKRERAEKEREEKERAEKEREEKERAEKERAEKERADKQREEKERAEKEREEKERAEKEREEKERAEKEKAEKEKAEKERVEKEQLAKEKAEKERAERERLEKEKFERERVEKERLAKEKAEKERAEKERLEKEKSEKERAEKERLAKEKAEKERAEKEKAEKEKAEKERAEKERLAKEKAEKERAEKERLAKEKAEKERAEKEKAEKERAEKERLAKEKAEKERAEKEKAEKEKSEKERLAKEKAEKEKSEKERLAKEKADKERAEKERAEKKAEKEKPEKERITKERAEKERVEKEKLAMEKAEKENAEKVRADKKAEKERMAKEKVEKEKKPKQEKEEKPEKKSSKESEALPKEEKKSSSSEGDGKKSEKVGSRREEKRSKVERRFLKGLLKPSGKKAAKESKK, from the exons ATGGGAGACCCTTgcacagaatccaacagcatGGCTGAGTCGG ATTCGAAGCCGCCGTCTGCGAGCAAGAatgggaagggagagggaggctcGGGACACTCGTTCTTTACCTGGTTCATGGTTCTGGCTCTGCTGGGCGTCTGGACCTCTGTGGCCGTGGTATGGTTCGAGCTCGTCGACTATGATGACGTGCTGG CCAGGGCAAAGGAGTTCCGTTATAACATTTCAGAGGTATTACAAG GTAAACTGGGAGCCTACGATGCTGATGGCGATGGTGACTTTGATGTGGAGGATGCCAAAGTGCTTCTAG AAGATGTATCGATAGAAGCCGCTGTTCCgcaaaaaacaaagccaaaag AAGAAGCAGCGCCAGTTGAAGTTAAGAAAAAAGTCGAACTGGAAG TGGTGGAGCCAGAAGAAGTGAATAAGAAAAAACCTATGaaag AGCACTCCACAAAAGAAATTGGGAGGAAGTTAAAAGAAGCTTTGAAAGAGCAGCTGAGGATGATCCACGAGAAGATTGAGGCCAAAAAGATAGCCAGGCTGGCCCTGTTTGAGGTCAGGACCATGATCGCCAAAGAGGATGAGGAGAGACGCGCGGCGAGGGCTCTGGAATTTAAGAGGGTGGAGGCTGTCCAGAAAGCCAAGGAGAAACTGGAGGCTGAGCTCAGGGaggcaagggagagagaagaggctgagaagagggagagagcagagaaagagcgggaagagaaagagagagcggagaaagagagggaagagaaagagagagcggagaaagagagggcagagaaagagagagcggataaacagagggaagagaaagagagagcggagaaagagagggaagagaaagagagagcagagaaggagagggaagagaaagagagagcggaaAAGGAGAAAGCTGAGAAGGAGAAGGCcgagaaggagagagtggaAAAGGAGCAATTAGCAAAAGAAAaggctgagaaagagagagcagaaagggagagattagagaaagaaaaatttGAGAGAGAACGAGTAGAAAAAGAGAGATTAGCAAAAGAGAAggctgagaaagaaagagcagaaAAGGAGAGAttagagaaagaaaaatctgaGAAGGAACgagcagaaaaagagagattagCAAAAGAGAAggcggagaaagagagagcagaaaagGAGAAAGCTGAGAAAGAGAAGgccgagaaagagagagcagagaaggagagattagcaaaagaaaaggctgaaaaagagagagcagaaaaagagagattagcaaaagaaaaggctgaaaaagagagagccGAAAAGGAAAAGgccgagaaagagagagccgaGAAGGAGAGATTAGCAAAAGAAAAGGCGGAGAAAGAGAGGGCTGAGAAGGAAAAGGCGGAGAAAGAGAAGTCCGAAAAGGAGAGATTAGCAAAAgaaaaggcagagaaagagaagtcAGAAAAGGAGAGATTAGCAAAAGAAAAGGCTGAtaaagagagagcagaaaagGAGAGGGCTGAGAAGAAGGCTGAGAAGGAGAAGCCAGAAAAGGAGAGGATCACAAAGGAAAgggcagagaaagaaagggtTGAAAAAGAGAAATTGGCAATGGAGAAGGCGGAAAAGGAGAATGCTGAGAAAGTAAGGGCCGACAAAAAggctgagaaagaaagaatggcAAAGGAGAAGgtagaaaaagagaagaagcctaaacaagaaaaagaagagaaaccaGAAAAGAAATCCAGTAAGGAGTCCGAAGCACTgccaaaagaagagaaaaagtcCAGCTCCTCCGAAGGAGATGGTAAGAAATCGGAGAAAGTTggcagcaggagagaggagaaacggTCTAAAGTGGAGAGGAGATTTCTGAAGGGTCTTCTCAAACCCTCAGGCAAGAAGGCTGCCAAGGAATCTAAAAAATGA